Within the Nicotiana tabacum cultivar K326 chromosome 11, ASM71507v2, whole genome shotgun sequence genome, the region TTCCTTAGGAGTCTCAATGCTACTTTTATTGCTCTCATTCCTAAAACAGTGGGGGCTAAAGAAGTTCGTGATTTCAGACCCATCAGTCTTGTGGGTAGCTTTTATAAGATTCTCTCCAAAATCTTGGCAGGTAGGCTAAAGAAGATTATAGGAAAACTCATCTCTCCTCACCAATTGATGCAGCCCTTATAGCCAATGAATGTTTAGACTCTAGATCTAGACAAGGTACCTCGGGCATTCTCTACAAACTTGACATTGAGAAAGTCTTTGATCACGTGAACTGGAATTTTCTCTCATCTCTTTTGGCTAATATGGGCTTTCGGCAAAAATGGATCAATTGGATTTCTTTTTGCATCTCCACTGTCAAGTTTTCCATCCTCATTAATGGTTCACCTCACGGTTTCTTCCCTTCCCATAGAGGACTCAGGCAAGGAGACTCTTTATCTCCTTTCCTTTTCATATTGGTCATGGAAGGGTTGAACTCTATGATTAGGACTGTTGTTTTTCAACAATGTGATAAGTTCAGCTGCTGCCAACTATCAATTCTAGAAGCCCACCATTGTTGAAGCCACCAACCCATTCTAGAAGCCACCATTGTTGAAGCCTCCATTGTTGAATGAAGAATTCAaccaccaaccaccttctttaagGCTATGAATAGAGCCTTATGTTTTACACAGAAACATCAATCCAGAGAGATTGAAATACAATCCAGGAAGAGATTGTGAGAACAAAAAGAGAGTTTGGTGAGGTTTTTTGTAGAGAGAAATTCTTGGTGTAAATTCTCTATAATTCTATTCTTGTGAAATAGAGTTGTTTTTCCTCccaaataatcttcatattgatccgagaatcacaacaagtggtatcagagccttcgATTCTGTGTTCATCGAGAAATATCGGAACACTGAAAATTTGAACCCGAATTTACGTTTTTTCAAAAACGTGATCTTCGGTGTGTTTTGATCATTTCATTAGATTCCTTGCGTCGATACGAATTCAACGCAATTTTCCGGAGGCCAAACAAAGCTAAAACGAAGAAGTTATggcaattttttttcttctgccCAAGGAAGAAAATGATGAATAGTAACTGCCCAGTCAGCGCCACATCATCATCCAGTCAGCGCCACATCATCATCCAGTCAGCTCCACATCATCATCCAGTCAGCGCCATGCCCGCATCCAGTCAGTGCCACGTCAGCATCCAATCATCataaaaattttagaaatttatgaAATAACCCCTGAAGTTACTGAAATTATAAAGCTGCCCCACAAGTTCAGTATATTTTCGATTTAACCCCAAAAGTTTGGtgtaaattttgaaaattttctggaggCCCTATTTTGACCCAAGAAGAGTCAATCTTACCATTTTTCACCATTCCGGACGTGTTGGTGAGTTCCGTTTGGTGAGATTCTGCTCCAAAATTTTGACCAAGCCATTTTAAAGACATAATGGAAGAGTCATCATCATCTGGAGCTATGATAAAGCTTACTGCCACAAATTACACATTGTGGAGACCTCGTATGGAAGATCTCCTCAGTTGTAAAGATTTGTTTGATCCCATAAAAGCAAAGGGTAGGAACCCCTATTCCACCAAAGAAGCAGAGTGGAAGAAATTAAACAGAAAAACTATCGGTCAAATTCGACAATGGATTGACGATAACGTTTTTCATCATGTTGCACAAGAGACAGATGCGTATGCCCTCTGGGTGAAGTTAGAAGGGATGTATCAAGCCAAGACCACTAGGAACAAAGACTTGTTGATGAGGCGTTTGGTAAATTTGAAGTTAAAGCACGGAACTTCAGTTGTCGAGCATACCAGTGAGTTTCAGAGCTTGATAAATCAATTATCGTCTGTTGACATGCCGCTCGGGGATGAGATGCAAGCCCTACTACTTCTTAGTTCTCTTCCTGATAGTTGGGAGACGCTGGTAGTCTCTCTCAGTAATTCAGCTCCTAGTGGAAATCTGACCATGTCTATGGTTAAAGATGCCTTATTTAATGAAGAAGCCAGAAGAAAGGACATCGATCATGGTGAGTCGCATGCCCTTATTACAGAAAGAGGGAGACAACAAGAAAGAAGTCAAGATAAGAAGAGAGGTAGAAGCAAGAGTAGGGGAAAATCCACGGATGGTAGGAAGTCATCATATGCGTGCTACCACTGTGGAATAAAGGGCCATTTAAAGAAGAACTGCAGAAAATTGCATAAGGagaaggagcagttgaagcaaaaggaTGGAGATGCATTAGTCACTACCCACGGAGAGGTAGCCATTTGTTCCATCCAAGAAGAGACATGCCTtcacgtctcaagtcaagaaGAAAACGAATGGGTGGTAGATACTGCAGCATCATACCATGCCACATCCCGAAAAGATTTCTTCACAACATACAAAGCAGGAGACTTTGGAGTAGTGAAGATGGGGAACACTTCTTCCTGTGTGATAGTTGGAATTGGTGATATCAAATTACAAACAAATATCGGGAGTACAATGATATTGAAGGATGTCCGTCATGTGCCAGATCTTCGTCTAAACCTAATATCAGGTATAGCTCTTGACAAACAGGGCTATGAAAGTTATTTCGGAAAAGGCACATGGAAATTGCTGAAAGGGGTTATGATTCTCGCTCGAGGACATATTTGTGGCAACTTATATAAAACTCATGTGAAGGTATGTTCAGACAGCCTCAATGTTATGGAAAAAGAGGCGTCTCAAAACCTGTGGCACCAGAGACTCGGTCACATGAGTGAAAAGGGGATATCAATTCTAACGAAAAAACAGCTTATCAGAATGGACAAGAATGCTGCTTTAGACCCTTGTAATCATTGCTTATTCGGAAAGCAACATAGAGTCTCTTTTACATTTTCTTCAACCAGAAAATCAGAGTTACTCAGTCTGGTACACTCTGATATTTGTGGTCCCATGGAGGAGAAGTCACTTGGCGGCAATAGGTATTTTCTGAATTTCATTGATGATGCTTCTCGAAAGGTGTGGGTGTACTTCTTAAAGACAAAGGACCAGGCTTTTGATTATTTCAAGATATTTCATGCCATGGTAGAGCGTGAAACGGGAAAGAAATTAAAATGCCTTCGCTCAGATAATGGAGGCGAGTATACTTCCAAGGAGTTCGATTCCTATTGCAAGAGACAAGGGATTCGACATGAAAAGACGGTCCCACGCACCCCACAACACAATGGAGTAGCCGAGAGAATGAACCGGACAATTATGGAAAAAGTCAGAAGTATGATCAGTATGGCAAAGCTGCCTAAGCCATTCTGGGGAGAAGTTGTTCGCGCCGCTTGCTACCTAATCAACCGGTCACCATCAGCCCCGTTGAATTTTGAGGTTCCAGAGAAAATATGGTCGGGTAAGAATCCCTCATATTCTCACTTAAGGGTATTCGGTTGTTTAGCACATGCACATGTATCCAAGGAGCTCAGGAAGAAGCTTGATGGTAGAACTATACCATGCATCTTCATAGGCTATGGAGATGAAGAATTTGGGTATAGATTATGGGATCCAATACAGAAGACGGTGATCAGAAGTAGGGATGTTGTATTCCACGAAAACCAGACAATTGAAGACATTGAAAAGCCCACAATGTCTTATGAAAGAGGTTCCAGTGCCCAAAAAGTTGGTCCAGATCCACTACCATTGCAGTTTGACACAAATAGCATGGGGGAGCATGAAACAGTACCAGAAGCAGAACAGGAGGATGTTTGGAAGGGGGAGGCACAAACCCCTCAGGAAACTACAGAACCATCACAGGGGAACGATGATGGTACACATCCTgaagctaataatcaacaacctCGTCGATCTGAACGAGGTCAGATTCCATCAACTCGATACCCAGAAACCGAGTATATTCTACTTTCTGAAGATGGAGAACCAGAGATTTTCCATGAAGCTATATCTCATACGGATAAAGAAAAATGGCTGCAAGCAATGACCGAAGAGATGAACTCTTTACAGAAAAACAACACTTATGAGATTGTGAAACTTCCACAAGGAAAGAAGGTACTGAAGAATAAATGGGTATTCAAGTTGAAGAAAGATGGCAGCGGAAAGGTGGTGAAGCACAAAGCCCGGTTAGTAGTCAAAGGATTCCTACAGAAAAAGGGAATTGATTTTGATGAAATATTTTCACCAGTTGTAAAATTGACTTCAATCCGCATCATCCTTGGATTGGTAGCTAGTTTGAATTTGGAGCTTgaacaaatggatgtcaagacaacatttcttcatggtgatctaaatgaagaaatctatatggagcagccagaaggtTTTGAGGTTTCAGGAAAAGAAAACCTCGTCTATAAGCTTACGAAAAGTTTATATGGCCTAAAGCAAGCACCGAGGCAGTGGTACAAAAGGTTTGACTCATTTATGGTAAGTCAAGGATATAAAAGGACTGCTGCAGATCACTGCGTTTACATTCAGAGATTTTCGGATGGCAATTTTGTTGTACTTCTACTTTATGTAGACGACATGTTGATCGTCAGACAAGATGCAACAAAAATTAGACAGTTGAAGAAAGAACTCTCTAAGTCctttgaaatgaaagacttaggtcCAGCTCAACATATTTTGGAATTGCAGATAACTCGAGATAGGAGAAACAAGAAGTTATGGCTATCTCAAGAAAATTACATTGAACGGGTGATCAAACGGTTCAATATGAGTAATGCCAAACCGGTAGGTGTCCCTTTGGCAAATCACTTCAAGTTGAGCAAGAGTTTGTGCCCCTCATCCAAGAAAGAGATTGAGGATATGTCTACAATTCCATATTCTTCAGCAGTTGGAAGCCTgatgtatgccatggtttgcacgAGGCCAGATATCGCACATGCGGTAGGTGTGGTAAGTcgttttctttctaaccctggaAAGAAACATTGGGAGGCAGTTAAGTGGATTTTCAGGTATCTTAAAGGTACTTCAAAATCAAGTCTGTGCTTTGGGGGAGCTGATCCAGTCTTGGAAGGCTATACAGATTCAGATATGGCCGGAGATCCTGATGGAAGAAAATCAACCTCAGGATATGTTTATACTTTTGCAGGGGGAGCTGTGTCATGGCAGTCAAgattgcagaagtgtgttgcactatccacaactgaagcagagtatattGCTGTAGCGGAAGCTGGAAAAGAAATGTTGTGGCTAAAGCGATTTCTCCAAGAACTAGGGATAAATCAAACAGAGTATaagatacattgtgatagtcaaagtgcaatTGATTTAAGCAAAAACTCAATGTATCATTCTCGGACAAAGCACATCGACATTCGCTATCACTGGATACGCGAGGTGATAAATCAACAACTGTTGAAACTAGTGAAGATCCATACGAAGGAGAATCCAGCAGACATGTTAACAAAGGTGGTCACTCAAGAAAAGTTAGAGTTGTGCAGAGACATAGTTGGAATAACTTTCAAATAGTAGCTGCGTTGGAATGCAGCTGAAGGGGAGAATTGATAAGTTCAGCTGCTGCCAACTACCAATTCTAGAAGCCCACCATTGTTGAAGCCACCAACCCATTCTAGAAGCCACCATTGTTGAAGCCTCTATTGTTGAATGAAGAATTCAaccaccaaccaccttctttaagGCTATAAATAAAGCCTTATGTTTTACACAGAAACATCAATCCAGAGAGATTGAAATACAATCCAGGAAGAGATTGTGAGAACAAAAAGAGAGTTTGGTGAGGTTTTTTGTAGAGAGAAATTCTTGGTGTAAATTCTCTATAATTCTATTCTTGTGAAATAGAGTTGTTTTTCTTCccaaataatcttcatattgATCCGAGAATCACAACACAATGGATTAGAGGTTTTTCTCCATCTATTAGGATTTCTAATTCTTTGTGCATATCTCATATCATTTTTGCCGATGATACCCTCATATTATGTGATGCTGAAAGTTCTCAAATACTTTATCTTAGGGTTATTCTACTGGCCTTTGAGGCAATCTCCGGTCTTCACATAAATTTTTCTCAGAGTAAGCTTTTCCTGGTAAATGAGGTTCAGAATATCCAGTTCCTTGCTGATATTCTAAGATGCTCCATTGGCTCCTTTCCCACAACTTATTTAGGTCTCCCCCTAGGGGCAAAATCTACCTCGGTTTCCATCTGGGATGGGGTTCTAGAAAAATGCGGAAAGAGATTGTCCAATTGGAAAAGGCAATATCTTTGTTTGGGTGGAAGAGTAACCCGTATCAACAGTGTTCTAGATGCTTTACCCACATATACAATGTCATTATTTCCCCTTCCCGCATCCGTTTCCGATAAGCTTGACTAGATTCGAAGGGATTTCTTATGGCGAGGGAACAAGGAAAAGAAGGCTTACAATCTTGTCAAATGGAATACTGTTATTCAAGATAAGG harbors:
- the LOC107817738 gene encoding retrovirus-related Pol polyprotein from transposon TNT 1-94-like, whose protein sequence is MEESSSSGAMIKLTATNYTLWRPRMEDLLSCKDLFDPIKAKGRNPYSTKEAEWKKLNRKTIGQIRQWIDDNVFHHVAQETDAYALWVKLEGMYQAKTTRNKDLLMRRLVNLKLKHGTSVVEHTSEFQSLINQLSSVDMPLGDEMQALLLLSSLPDSWETLVVSLSNSAPSGNLTMSMVKDALFNEEARRKDIDHGESHALITERGRQQERSQDKKRGRSKSRGKSTDGRKSSYACYHCGIKGHLKKNCRKLHKEKEQLKQKDGDALVTTHGEVAICSIQEETCLHVSSQEENEWVVDTAASYHATSRKDFFTTYKAGDFGVVKMGNTSSCVIVGIGDIKLQTNIGSTMILKDVRHVPDLRLNLISGIALDKQGYESYFGKGTWKLLKGVMILARGHICGNLYKTHVKVCSDSLNVMEKEASQNLWHQRLGHMSEKGISILTKKQLIRMDKNAALDPCNHCLFGKQHRVSFTFSSTRKSELLSLVHSDICGPMEEKSLGGNRYFLNFIDDASRKVWVYFLKTKDQAFDYFKIFHAMVERETGKKLKCLRSDNGGEYTSKEFDSYCKRQGIRHEKTVPRTPQHNGVAERMNRTIMEKVRSMISMAKLPKPFWGEVVRAACYLINRSPSAPLNFEVPEKIWSGKNPSYSHLRVFGCLAHAHVSKELRKKLDGRTIPCIFIGYGDEEFGYRLWDPIQKTVIRSRDVVFHENQTIEDIEKPTMSYERGSSAQKVGPDPLPLQFDTNSMGEHETVPEAEQEDVWKGEAQTPQETTEPSQGNDDGTHPEANNQQPRRSERGQIPSTRYPETEYILLSEDGEPEIFHEAISHTDKEKWLQAMTEEMNSLQKNNTYEIVKLPQGKKVLKNKWVFKLKKDGSGKVVKHKARLVVKGFLQKKGIDFDEIFSPVVKLTSIRIILGLPEGFEVSGKENLVYKLTKSLYGLKQAPRQWYKRFDSFMVSQGYKRTAADHCVYIQRFSDGNFVVLLLYVDDMLIVRQDATKIRQLKKELSKSFEMKDLGPAQHILELQITRDRRNKKLWLSQENYIERVIKRFNMSNAKPVGVPLANHFKLSKSLCPSSKKEIEDMSTIPYSSAVGSLMYAMVCTRPDIAHAVGVVSRFLSNPGKKHWEAVKWIFRYLKGTSKSSLCFGGADPVLEGYTDSDMAGDPDGRKSTSGYVYTFAGGAVSWQSRLQKCVALSTTEAEYIAVAEAGKEMLWLKRFLQELGINQTEYKIHCDSQSAIDLSKNSMYHSRTKHIDIRYHWIREVINQQLLKLVKIHTKENPADMLTKVVTQEKLELCRDIVGITFK